The bacterium genomic sequence AGCCGCGGGCCTCACCGCCAATATCCTGCTCGGCATCTCCTACAATCAGGCGGTAACCGGCATGGCGCTGGTGTTCATTTTGTATGTCTCCATCGGCGGCATGCTGGCAGTGACGTGGACGGACGTCGTGCAGGGCCTGCTCATGCTCGCCGTGGTTCTGCTCACCGCGGGCATGATGGTGAGTCGTTTGGGCTCGCCCGCTGTCCTCATGCAGCAGGCCACCACCGCCGCACCAATGCTCGGTGAAGTTGCGCAGCAGCCCTTCAGCAGTTACCTCGGCTCGTTTGTGATTTGGGCGGCGGCCATTCCGGTGATTCCGCATATCGTCATGCGGGTGTTCACCGCCAAAGACGCGCACGGCGCCCGCCTCTCGCTCAACCTGGCAATGGTAGCCTACAGCATCATGATTCTCGCGGCGGTGCTTGCGATCGTGCCGGCGGGCAAGATGCATTTCCCTGCGCTGGCGGATGCCGACACGATTTTTCTCGAAGTAATGAAACAGGAATTCCCGCCGCTGATTCGCGGTTTGGCGGTGGCGGCGGTGATGGCCGCGGTCATGTCCACCACCGACGCGCTGCTGCTTGCCTGCAGCTCGGCGGTGGCGCATGATCTGTTGGGCGAATTCTTGTCGAAACGCTATAGTCTGAGAGCCGTGAACTGGATTGCGGTGGCGGTCGCGTGGATCATCGGTTTGCTCGCGATGTATTTTGCCTATTCGCCGCCGGCTCTGCTCACCGCGTTTTATTCCGCGGCCATCGGGCTGCTGAGCGCCGGTTTGTTCGTGCCGGTGATCGCGGGCTTGTGGTGGAAGAAAGCCACGGCCGCCGGTGGGGTGGCAGCGCTGCTCACCGGCAGTGCGGTTTATCTCGCGGTGCAATTCACGCCCGGCACACCGCCGCTCTCTGCCATTTTGCTGGCCCTGCCCGCGAGCGCATGCGCCATGTGGATTTTCAGCCGGTTCCGGCAACCGGAAGAAGCTGCCCTCGTCGCGGAAGTTGCCCGGCTGCATCCATCTTGAATCTTTCACAACGGAGGCCGGCTTGCAAAAGATCACGCTGG encodes the following:
- a CDS encoding sodium:solute symporter family protein; protein product: MTLERGIVAAYLLACIAIGVLASRKVLISREDYWVAGRRIGTWINALAIMAALASGGSIIGVMGLAYQNGIPYALAMFAGAVLGFPLAAILVAKPLRNFGKFTLTDFLVFRYPHPVVRYAVPLVIVVSFTAYIVAQMKAAGLTANILLGISYNQAVTGMALVFILYVSIGGMLAVTWTDVVQGLLMLAVVLLTAGMMVSRLGSPAVLMQQATTAAPMLGEVAQQPFSSYLGSFVIWAAAIPVIPHIVMRVFTAKDAHGARLSLNLAMVAYSIMILAAVLAIVPAGKMHFPALADADTIFLEVMKQEFPPLIRGLAVAAVMAAVMSTTDALLLACSSAVAHDLLGEFLSKRYSLRAVNWIAVAVAWIIGLLAMYFAYSPPALLTAFYSAAIGLLSAGLFVPVIAGLWWKKATAAGGVAALLTGSAVYLAVQFTPGTPPLSAILLALPASACAMWIFSRFRQPEEAALVAEVARLHPS